One genomic segment of Drosophila melanogaster chromosome 3L includes these proteins:
- the CG11449 gene encoding uncharacterized protein: MPCFSASNVRFVSAESQVQKKCNELRARARAQTAAYRPPACGFHPTATSFGSFRRPLCDQSAAYDQKQLKRNERDRKRNQGTKQVVLRAGELRRLKDQGKLETVSEKLQRIEQHEEEHRKQLQMVEETRQRFKAIDEAKGVGASESRSTLLSEILEEKESVLSRAFLARQEQEQEVKQINRMILDAKCKAVREAQIHEKHLLSKALREDDERLARMVNERAQKALTEEDERERLEVEKRNRYAQEIRQQLSERENVRYLEAKRVADEAKDIRRATELLRSQEEQQRAFAQLRKQRLREELQRIRDMSNVFKTMFSEQERLADLRVTAYMRDKQEKERQLKEMKRLAKKEFERRQQRIFTVAAEAMETRQTNDELKYLKERDRVEREYRQREKEAAIARREAERDLLEARAQQAQEMKQRLALEIAHAGEEFAKVMDRMREEEEKQKVMDRQRDAQRQAYRQDLRQQMTDKQAERRRLAELEAGRVQKWLDHEKQRDVNIQQVINAKIAAMRDNCLPEKYLREVEKQLKNIQSSRNRIR, encoded by the coding sequence ATGCCCTGCTTTTCCGCCTCCAATGTGCGATTCGTCAGTGCAGAATCTCAGGTGCAGAAAAAGTGCAATGAGCTAAGAGCCAGGGCACGAGCCCAAACGGCAGCCTATCGCCCGCCTGCTTGTGGCTTCCACCCAACCGCCACATCTTTCGGGTCCTTCAGGAGACCACTTTGTGACCAGTCGGCGGCCTATGACCAGAAGCAACTAAAGCGCAATGAACGCGATCGAAAACGCAATCAGGGCACAAAACAAGTGGTGCTCCGAGCCGGGGAGCTTCGCCGTCTCAAGGATCAGGGAAAACTAGAAACCGTGAGCGAGAAGCTGCAGAGGATTGAGCAGCACGAAGAGGAGCACCGCAAGCAGCTGCAAATGGTTGAGGAGACGCGACAACGATTCAAGGCCATCGATGAAGCCAAGGGGGTTGGCGCTTCCGAAAGCAGAAGCACCCTGCTCAGCGAGATCCTCGAGGAAAAGGAGTCCGTGTTAAGTCGCGCCTTTCTTGCCCGTCAAGAGCAGGAACAGGAGGTGAAGCAGATCAACCGCATGATTCTCGACGCAAAATGCAAAGCTGTGCGGGAAGCGCAGATCCATGAGAAGCACCTCTTATCCAAGGCGCTGCGCGAGGACGATGAGCGACTGGCACGTATGGTCAACGAACGGGCCCAGAAAGCGCTGACCGAAGAGGATGAGCGCGAGCGACTGGAGGTGGAGAAGCGGAACCGCTATGCCCAGGAGATCCGGCAGCAGCTCTCAGAGCGCGAGAACGTGCGCTACTTGGAAGCCAAGCGGGTGGCCGACGAGGCCAAGGATATTCGTCGCGCCACCGAGCTCCTGCGCAgccaggaggagcagcagcgggCCTTTGCCCAACTGCGCAAGCAAAGGCTCCGGGAGGAGCTCCAGCGCATCCGGGACATGTCCAACGTCTTCAAGACGATGTTCAGCGAACAGGAGCGATTGGCTGACCTGCGGGTAACCGCCTACATGCGCGATAAGCAGGAGAAGGAGCGCCAGCTTAAGGAAATGAAACGACTGGCCAAAAAGGAGTTCGAGCGCCGCCAGCAGCGCATCTTTACGGTAGCTGCCGAAGCCATGGAGACGCGCCAGACCAACGACGAGCTGAAGTATCTAAAGGAGCGAGACCGCGTGGAGCGCGAGTATCGCCAGCGGGAGAAGGAAGCAGCCATAGCGCGGCGGGAGGCAGAGCGGGACCTGCTCGAGGCACGGGCGCAGCAGGCCCAGGAGATGAAGCAGCGCCTTGCTCTGGAGATCGCCCACGCCGGGGAGGAGTTCGCCAAGGTCATGGATCGCATgcgcgaggaggaggagaagcagAAGGTCATGGATCGTCAGCGGGACGCTCAGCGGCAGGCTTACCGCCAGGACTTGCGCCAACAGATGACAGACAAACAGGCGGAGCGTCGCCGTCTGGCCGAGCTGGAAGCCGGAAGGGTGCAGAAGTGGCTCGACCATGAGAAGCAGCGGGACGTTAACATCCAGCAGGTGATTAACGCCAAGATCGCGGCTATGCGCGACAATTGCCTACCGGAGAAGTACTTGCGGGAAGTGGAAAAGCAGCTGAAGAACATCCAAAGTTCCCGCAACCGGATCCGCTGA
- the laza gene encoding lazaro has protein sequence MHTFKRGFFCSDLSIRYPYKDCTITVPMLLLMMLLLPMLFVAVVEIMRICKRFRTRLYFRNLWRAEATFSFGFIATYLTTELAKHAVGRLRPHFFHGCQPRLDDGSSCSDLQNAELYVEQFHCTNNNLSTRQIRELHVSFPSAHSSLSFYSMVLLALYVHGVWRGRGGVRVLRHVLQFLLLMAALCVSLSRVADYWHHWSDVLAGALLGVTYAAITAAYVGNLLRRQTSSTGRIPPSLNYSHHLHHQLMADNNNSTASAKVHFLAAAASASMTTTTPLDDIQDSDVEDSRDCRDSEDSHDSQDSHAENEDDNEEVYKSQMSRPVTPPTDLTHVV, from the coding sequence ATGCACACTTTCAAAAGGGGCTTCTTTTGCTCTGATCTGAGCATACGGTATCCCTACAAGGACTGCACGATCACGGTGCCGATGCTACTGCTCATGATGCTCCTGCTCCCGATGCTCTTCGTGGCCGTGGTGGAGATCATGCGGATCTGCAAGCGCTTCCGCACCAGGCTCTACTTCCGCAATCTGTGGCGCGCAGAGGCCACCTTCAGCTTCGGCTTCATAGCCACCTATCTCACCACCGAGCTGGCGAAGCACGCCGTCGGGCGGCTGAGGCCGCACTTCTTCCACGGTTGCCAGCCGCGCCTCGACGATGGCAGCTCCTGCTCGGACCTCCAGAACGCTGAGCTGTACGTGGAGCAGTTCCACTGCACTAACAACAACCTCTCCACGCGACAGATCCGCGAGTTGCACGTCAGTTTCCCGAGTGCCCACAGCAGCTTGAGCTTCTATTCGATGGTCCTGCTGGCCCTCTACGTACACGGGGTGTGGCGGGGACGAGGGGGAGTGCGAGTCCTGCGGCACGTCCTGCAGTTCCTGCTCCTTATGGCTGCCCTCTGCGTTTCCCTGAGCCGCGTAGCCGACTACTGGCACCACTGGTCCGACGTCCTGGCCGGCGCCCTCCTTGGAGTGACCTATGCCGCCATCACAGCTGCCTACGTGGGTAACCTATTGCGGCGGCAGACCAGCTCCACCGGCAGAATCCCGCCCTCCTTGAACTACAGCCACCACCTGCACCACCAGCTAATGGCGGACAACAATAACTCGACGGCCTCTGCTAAGGTCCACTTCCTGGCAGCAGCTGCTTCCGCTTCAATGACCACAACGACGCCGCTCGACGACATCCAGGACTCCGATGTGGAGGATTCCAGGGACTGCAGAGACTCCGAGGACTCGCACGACTCTCAGGACTCGCACGCAGAGAATGAGGACGACAACGAGGAGGTATACAAGTCGCAAATGTCGCGTCCCGTCACTCCGCCCACCGATCTGACCCACGTCGTCTGA